From a single Couchioplanes caeruleus genomic region:
- a CDS encoding carbohydrate ABC transporter permease translates to MHTPARTEPPAPRGPAAGRRGSGRARRRENLPGYLFLGPWLLGLMAITAIPMLLSLYLSFTDYDVLTPLSEARWVGWDNYERMFTADPSYWHAVRVTVTFALVAVPLKLAAALGVALLLNRAFRGVGLFRGLFYLPSLLGGSVALAIVWVSMFNRDGAFNSLLALFGVQGAPWVNDPTWALETLMLLAIWQFGAPMVIFLAGLKQVPAELYEAAAVDGAGTWRQFAHITLPMLSPVIFFNLVLETIHGFQGFTSAFVLSNGTGGPVDSTLMYTLNLYINGFVRLEMGYASAMAWVFLLAIGLITAVLFRTGRFWVHYSDSEGQ, encoded by the coding sequence GTGCACACCCCCGCGCGCACCGAACCGCCCGCACCCCGGGGTCCCGCCGCCGGCCGGCGGGGCTCCGGGCGGGCCCGGCGGCGCGAGAACCTGCCCGGATACCTGTTCCTCGGCCCGTGGCTGCTCGGGCTCATGGCGATCACCGCGATCCCCATGCTGCTCTCGCTCTACCTCAGCTTCACCGACTACGACGTGCTCACGCCGCTGTCCGAGGCGCGGTGGGTGGGGTGGGACAACTACGAGCGGATGTTCACCGCGGATCCGTCGTACTGGCACGCGGTCCGGGTCACCGTGACGTTCGCGCTGGTCGCCGTACCGTTGAAACTCGCCGCCGCGCTCGGCGTGGCCCTGCTGCTCAACCGGGCCTTCCGCGGGGTGGGCCTGTTCCGCGGCCTGTTCTACCTGCCGTCGCTGCTCGGCGGCAGCGTCGCCCTGGCCATCGTCTGGGTGAGCATGTTCAACCGCGACGGTGCGTTCAACTCGCTGCTCGCCCTCTTCGGCGTCCAGGGCGCGCCCTGGGTCAACGATCCGACGTGGGCTCTCGAGACGCTGATGCTGCTGGCGATCTGGCAGTTCGGGGCGCCGATGGTCATCTTCCTGGCCGGGCTCAAGCAGGTGCCGGCCGAGCTGTACGAGGCCGCCGCGGTCGACGGTGCCGGCACGTGGCGGCAGTTCGCGCACATCACGCTGCCGATGCTGTCCCCGGTGATCTTCTTCAACCTCGTGCTGGAGACGATCCACGGGTTCCAGGGCTTCACGTCGGCGTTCGTGCTCAGCAACGGCACCGGCGGCCCGGTCGACTCCACGCTGATGTACACGCTGAACCTGTACATCAACGGCTTCGTCCGGCTGGAGATGGGCTACGCCTCGGCGATGGCCTGGGTGTTCCTGCTGGCGATCGGCCTCATTACGGCGGTGCTGTTCCGCACCGGCCGCTTCTGGGTCCACTACTCCGACAGCGAGGGACAGTGA
- a CDS encoding carbohydrate ABC transporter permease, producing the protein MRRPLRYAALILIVAVVLYPLVWMVGTSFKSPEEIVNNIGLVPQHVTPGNFAEGWHKFDVGFGRFFLNSAMVSLLTVAGNVMSCLLAAYALGRLRFRLRGMWFAVMIGTLLLPGHVLIIPQYILFRNLGWVGGDWPYLPLLVPHFLATEAFFVFLMVQFMRGIPRELDEAAIIDGASPYRVFRHVILPLSRPALVTTAIFSFIWTWNDFFRQLVYLSDLKDYTVPVALTLFIDSTSESAVGPMFAMSLLSLVPVFLFFVAFQRLLVEGINTSGLKG; encoded by the coding sequence ATGCGCCGCCCGCTGCGCTACGCCGCGCTGATCCTCATCGTCGCCGTCGTGCTCTACCCGCTGGTGTGGATGGTCGGCACGTCGTTCAAGTCGCCCGAGGAGATCGTCAACAACATCGGGCTCGTGCCGCAGCACGTCACGCCCGGCAACTTCGCCGAGGGCTGGCACAAGTTCGACGTCGGCTTCGGCCGGTTCTTCCTCAACAGCGCCATGGTGTCGCTGCTGACCGTGGCCGGGAACGTGATGTCGTGCCTGCTGGCCGCGTACGCCCTGGGCCGCCTGCGGTTCCGGCTGCGCGGCATGTGGTTCGCGGTCATGATCGGGACTCTGCTGCTGCCCGGCCACGTCCTGATCATCCCGCAGTACATCCTGTTCCGGAACCTCGGCTGGGTCGGCGGGGACTGGCCGTACCTGCCGCTGCTCGTGCCGCACTTCCTGGCCACCGAGGCGTTCTTCGTCTTCCTCATGGTCCAGTTCATGCGGGGCATCCCGCGCGAGCTCGACGAGGCCGCCATCATCGACGGGGCTTCGCCGTACCGGGTCTTCCGGCACGTCATCCTGCCGCTGAGCCGGCCCGCCCTGGTCACCACGGCGATCTTCTCGTTCATCTGGACCTGGAACGACTTCTTCCGGCAGCTGGTGTACCTGTCCGACCTCAAGGACTACACCGTGCCCGTGGCGCTCACCCTGTTCATCGACTCCACCAGCGAGAGCGCGGTCGGGCCCATGTTCGCCATGTCGCTGCTGTCGCTCGTACCCGTCTTCCTGTTCTTCGTGGCCTTCCAGCGCCTGCTGGTCGAGGGCATCAACACCAGCGGGCTCAAGGGGTGA
- a CDS encoding TetR/AcrR family transcriptional regulator, with protein sequence MIERASVSAHRGYHHGSLRAALVQASFELLAEGGLHGFSVAAVARRLAVSSAAPYRHFPDRAHLLSAVSADAARDLRAAIADAAGAAGADPDARLASVAGAYVRYVVRTGAGFQIIYALELYGVPDETRREQTRALMTTLLDLATATGPASYQEAVLLVEETIAVAHGYTSLVQDGFFSRTSTTVDAIAARATAAARALVTAAGRQRPPTSPG encoded by the coding sequence ATGATCGAGAGGGCGAGCGTGTCGGCGCACCGGGGCTACCACCACGGGTCGCTGCGCGCCGCGCTGGTGCAGGCCAGCTTCGAGCTGCTCGCCGAGGGCGGCCTGCACGGCTTCTCCGTCGCCGCCGTCGCGCGCCGGCTCGCCGTGAGCTCCGCCGCGCCGTACCGGCACTTCCCGGACCGCGCGCACCTGCTCAGCGCCGTCTCCGCGGACGCCGCTCGCGACCTGCGAGCGGCGATCGCCGACGCGGCCGGCGCGGCGGGCGCGGACCCGGACGCGCGGCTGGCCTCGGTTGCCGGCGCCTATGTCCGGTACGTGGTCCGCACCGGCGCCGGCTTCCAGATCATCTACGCCCTCGAGCTGTACGGCGTGCCCGACGAAACCCGCCGCGAGCAGACCCGGGCGCTGATGACCACCCTGCTCGACCTGGCCACGGCGACCGGCCCGGCGTCCTACCAGGAGGCCGTACTGCTGGTCGAGGAGACGATCGCGGTGGCGCACGGGTACACCTCACTGGTGCAGGACGGCTTCTTCTCGCGTACGTCCACCACGGTCGACGCGATCGCCGCGCGCGCCACCGCGGCGGCCCGGGCGCTCGTCACGGCCGCCGGCCGGCAGCGGCCGCCCACATCTCCCGGGTGA
- a CDS encoding Gfo/Idh/MocA family protein produces the protein MTRRFALVGTGARAEMFVRAIADHPGTAELVALSDTSPHRIRVHNDWLRAAGRSPVPAYPAAGLATMLARERVDELIVTSVDDTHAGHIVTALEAGCDVITEKPMTVDAEGCRRILDARARTGKRVSVAFNYRFNPVHEQVRRLLAGGAVGEIGSVHFEWLLDVRHGADYFRRWHRDKAHSGGLLVHKAGHHFDLVNWWLGAAPAEVYASSRLFFYGENGRRHGYARDYERVHDSPAADDDPFALHLAGNPRLRALYLDAEADDGYVRDRNVFAPGVSIEDDMAVLVRYDTGATMTYHLTAYAPWEGYRLMVNGSRGRLELEVVENDHVSPAAAGELKGAAVHGVTANPERGHARLTVHPFWEPPREIPLPARERGGHGGADARMTAVLLGAQTDPMHRSATARDGALALLTGLAANRCLQTGAPVRVADLLDLSRPET, from the coding sequence ATGACCCGACGCTTCGCCCTGGTCGGCACCGGGGCCCGCGCGGAGATGTTCGTCCGGGCGATCGCCGACCACCCCGGCACGGCCGAGCTGGTGGCGCTCAGCGACACCAGCCCGCACCGCATCCGGGTGCACAACGACTGGCTGCGGGCCGCCGGGCGCTCGCCCGTGCCGGCGTACCCGGCCGCCGGGCTGGCCACGATGCTGGCCCGTGAGCGGGTCGACGAGCTGATCGTGACCAGCGTGGACGACACCCACGCGGGGCACATCGTGACCGCGCTCGAGGCCGGTTGCGACGTGATCACCGAGAAGCCGATGACCGTGGACGCCGAGGGCTGCCGGCGCATCCTCGACGCCCGGGCACGAACCGGGAAACGGGTGTCCGTCGCCTTCAACTACCGCTTCAACCCCGTGCACGAGCAGGTACGCCGCCTGCTGGCCGGGGGCGCGGTCGGCGAGATCGGCTCGGTGCACTTCGAGTGGCTGCTCGACGTGCGCCACGGCGCCGACTACTTCCGCCGCTGGCACCGCGACAAGGCGCACTCCGGCGGGCTGCTGGTGCACAAGGCGGGGCACCACTTCGACCTGGTCAACTGGTGGCTCGGGGCAGCGCCCGCCGAGGTGTACGCCAGCAGCCGCCTGTTCTTCTACGGCGAGAACGGCCGCCGCCACGGCTACGCCCGCGACTACGAGCGGGTGCACGACTCCCCCGCGGCCGACGACGACCCGTTCGCCCTGCACCTCGCCGGCAACCCCCGCCTGCGCGCGCTGTACCTGGACGCCGAGGCGGACGACGGGTACGTGCGCGACCGCAACGTCTTCGCCCCCGGGGTCAGCATCGAGGACGACATGGCGGTGCTGGTGCGCTACGACACCGGCGCCACGATGACGTACCACCTCACCGCGTACGCGCCGTGGGAGGGTTACCGGCTGATGGTCAACGGCAGCCGGGGCCGCCTCGAGCTGGAGGTCGTCGAGAACGACCACGTCAGCCCGGCCGCCGCCGGGGAGCTCAAGGGCGCCGCCGTGCACGGGGTCACCGCGAACCCCGAACGCGGCCACGCCCGCCTCACCGTGCACCCCTTCTGGGAACCGCCGCGCGAGATCCCGCTGCCCGCCCGCGAGCGCGGCGGGCACGGCGGCGCGGACGCCCGCATGACCGCCGTCCTGCTCGGCGCGCAGACCGACCCGATGCACCGCTCGGCGACCGCCCGCGACGGCGCCCTGGCGCTGCTCACCGGCCTCGCCGCCAACCGCTGCCTGCAGACCGGCGCACCCGTGCGCGTCGCCGACCTGCTCGACCTGAGCCGACCCGAGACCTGA
- a CDS encoding DUF429 domain-containing protein: MRTAGVDLAAEPDGTAVAILTWTAGGAEVTGLACPAGDDAVLAAVRGAAKTGIDCPLGWPDAFVSFVGAHRSGPVPMDGPADRSWRRRLAWRHTDEVVRAATGLVPLSVSADRIGHTAMRCAALQAALAADGHDVDRTGRGAIAEVYPAASLKIWGLPWRGYKTARNREALGEVVDGLLAAAPWLRLGEHETLCRRSDHALDAVVAALAARAVVLGRATVADRDVARSEGWIALPAGPLGSLRG, translated from the coding sequence ATGCGAACAGCCGGCGTCGACCTCGCCGCGGAACCGGACGGCACCGCGGTCGCAATCCTGACCTGGACGGCCGGCGGTGCCGAGGTCACCGGCCTGGCGTGCCCGGCCGGCGACGACGCCGTGCTGGCGGCGGTGCGGGGCGCGGCGAAGACCGGGATCGACTGCCCGCTCGGCTGGCCGGACGCCTTCGTGTCGTTCGTCGGCGCGCACCGCTCGGGTCCCGTTCCGATGGACGGGCCGGCGGACCGGTCCTGGCGGCGCCGCCTGGCCTGGCGGCACACCGACGAGGTGGTGCGCGCGGCGACCGGCCTGGTGCCACTGAGCGTGTCGGCCGACCGGATCGGCCACACGGCCATGCGCTGCGCCGCCCTGCAGGCGGCGCTGGCCGCGGACGGGCACGACGTCGACCGTACGGGCCGGGGCGCGATCGCCGAGGTCTACCCGGCGGCGTCCCTGAAGATCTGGGGCCTGCCGTGGCGCGGCTACAAGACGGCGCGCAACCGCGAGGCCCTCGGCGAGGTCGTCGACGGCCTGCTGGCCGCGGCGCCGTGGCTGCGGCTGGGGGAGCACGAGACCCTGTGCCGCCGCAGCGACCACGCGCTCGACGCGGTGGTGGCCGCCCTGGCGGCGCGTGCGGTGGTCCTGGGCCGCGCGACGGTGGCGGATCGCGACGTGGCCCGCAGCGAGGGGTGGATCGCCCTGCCGGCCGGGCCGCTCGGCTCGCTCCGCGGCTGA
- a CDS encoding DivIVA domain-containing protein — protein sequence MPLTPADIHNIAFKKPPIGKRGYDGDEVDAFLDEVEQELIRLLEENGALHQQVQRGGPSGPPSAASTMVLDSEFADIAARLERLQEARARAEQNARNLQAELERARSSARSAPPAAAPADDERTARVLMMAQRTADDHMRDAQLESEALLGEARDKAGQITGEAQLKAGTIEGDARRNHTDAMNSLGAKRAALLDEIDRLGQLAQSYQAALHSHVTHQLQDLDSDPQPAD from the coding sequence ATGCCGCTCACACCGGCGGACATCCACAACATCGCCTTCAAGAAGCCGCCGATCGGCAAGCGGGGCTACGACGGGGACGAGGTCGATGCCTTCCTCGACGAGGTGGAGCAGGAGCTGATCCGGCTGCTGGAGGAGAACGGCGCGCTGCACCAGCAGGTTCAGCGGGGCGGGCCGAGCGGGCCGCCGTCCGCCGCGTCCACCATGGTGCTTGACTCCGAGTTCGCCGACATCGCCGCGCGCCTGGAGCGCCTGCAGGAGGCGCGGGCCCGCGCCGAGCAGAACGCCCGCAACCTGCAGGCCGAGCTGGAGCGCGCCCGCAGCAGCGCCAGGTCCGCGCCGCCGGCCGCCGCGCCGGCCGACGACGAGCGCACCGCCCGGGTGCTGATGATGGCCCAGCGCACCGCCGACGACCACATGCGCGACGCCCAGCTGGAGTCCGAGGCGCTGCTGGGCGAGGCCCGCGACAAGGCCGGCCAGATCACCGGTGAGGCGCAGCTCAAGGCGGGCACGATCGAGGGCGACGCGCGGCGCAACCACACCGACGCGATGAACAGCCTGGGCGCCAAGCGGGCCGCGCTGCTCGACGAGATCGACCGGCTGGGCCAGCTCGCGCAGAGCTACCAGGCCGCCCTGCACAGCCACGTCACGCACCAGCTGCAGGACCTCGACAGCGACCCGCAGCCGGCCGACTGA
- a CDS encoding nitroreductase/quinone reductase family protein, which yields MTAGRRGRVARAYFRVLNATLNPVTVRLARSGFGPLALIRHTGRRSGRTYETPIVLARDGRDFVAELTYGPGVDWYRNVVAAGGCVVVHGGTEHRIAGVEPYPAQAGLAAFGRPAALLLRLLRRREFRLLRTAATDAETPG from the coding sequence GTGACCGCCGGACGGCGCGGGCGGGTCGCGCGGGCCTACTTCCGGGTGCTGAACGCTACGCTGAACCCCGTCACGGTACGACTGGCCAGATCCGGGTTCGGACCGTTGGCGCTGATCCGGCACACCGGACGCCGGTCCGGCCGCACGTACGAGACGCCGATAGTGCTGGCCCGCGACGGCCGGGACTTCGTCGCCGAGCTGACGTACGGCCCGGGCGTCGACTGGTACCGCAACGTGGTGGCCGCGGGAGGCTGCGTGGTGGTGCACGGTGGCACCGAGCACCGGATCGCCGGCGTCGAGCCGTACCCGGCGCAGGCCGGCCTGGCGGCGTTCGGGCGGCCGGCGGCGCTGCTGCTACGCCTGCTGCGGCGGCGCGAGTTCCGGCTGCTCAGGACCGCCGCGACGGACGCGGAGACGCCGGGGTGA
- a CDS encoding ABC transporter substrate-binding protein, whose translation MSRTTTPRGDARPTRAHRTPPPTGHTSRRRLLAAALTLPLLIGAAACGDDDSSGSGGKTELSVFWWGAEARAALTEQALDLYTRKHPEVTFKKTWQANQGYFDKLATLTAGGNAPDLFQLDDNYIAEYATRNVTLDLTPYKNDGRLDVSKFPESLWQYGVVDGKLAGVASGENTQGLVFDKTLLDRFELPAPTTGMSWEAFIAWAENVSKTTKVPGTQDPSADYKAFWVWLRQQGKDLYKGKELGFTEQDAAAWFELWKGARDRGATPTADVIHEGNVTDVSKQLVVTGKAATSWVWANQMPELKKNTKSELGVVAYPGNPSAQWARASMYFSVFRGSPHKDVAVDVINFLANDPEAGKILGTDRGLPSNLDVRRQVADSVDDPAMKQSIAVEGELAKTFGPPPAVPLPGHSKVKTELTKSAEEVQYGRQTPAAAAAAFHAAAKAAIGQG comes from the coding sequence ATGTCTCGCACCACGACCCCGCGGGGGGACGCGCGGCCCACGCGCGCTCACCGTACCCCGCCGCCGACCGGGCACACCTCGCGGCGGCGCCTGCTCGCCGCGGCGCTGACCCTGCCCCTGCTGATCGGCGCCGCGGCGTGCGGCGACGACGACTCCTCGGGCAGCGGCGGCAAGACCGAGCTGTCGGTGTTCTGGTGGGGCGCCGAGGCCCGCGCCGCCCTCACCGAACAGGCCCTCGACCTCTACACCCGCAAGCACCCCGAGGTGACGTTCAAGAAGACGTGGCAGGCGAACCAGGGCTACTTCGACAAGCTCGCCACCCTGACCGCGGGCGGCAACGCCCCCGACCTGTTCCAGCTCGACGACAACTACATCGCCGAGTACGCCACCCGCAACGTCACGCTGGACCTCACGCCGTACAAGAACGACGGGCGCCTCGACGTGTCCAAGTTCCCGGAGAGCCTGTGGCAGTACGGCGTGGTCGACGGCAAGCTGGCCGGCGTCGCGTCCGGCGAGAACACCCAGGGGCTGGTCTTCGACAAGACCCTGCTCGACCGGTTCGAGCTGCCCGCGCCCACGACCGGCATGAGCTGGGAGGCGTTCATCGCCTGGGCCGAGAACGTCTCGAAGACCACGAAGGTGCCCGGTACGCAGGACCCCAGCGCCGACTACAAGGCCTTCTGGGTGTGGCTGCGCCAGCAGGGCAAGGACCTCTACAAGGGCAAGGAGCTCGGCTTCACCGAGCAGGACGCCGCCGCGTGGTTCGAGCTGTGGAAGGGCGCCCGCGACCGGGGCGCCACGCCGACCGCCGACGTGATCCACGAGGGCAACGTCACCGACGTCAGCAAGCAGCTCGTGGTCACCGGCAAGGCCGCCACCAGCTGGGTGTGGGCCAACCAGATGCCCGAGCTCAAGAAGAACACCAAGAGCGAGCTCGGCGTGGTCGCGTACCCGGGGAATCCGAGCGCGCAGTGGGCCCGGGCCTCCATGTACTTCTCCGTCTTCCGGGGCAGCCCGCACAAGGACGTGGCCGTCGACGTCATCAACTTCCTCGCCAACGACCCGGAGGCGGGCAAGATCCTCGGCACCGACCGCGGGCTGCCGTCCAACCTGGACGTGCGCCGGCAGGTGGCCGACTCCGTGGACGACCCCGCGATGAAGCAGTCCATCGCCGTCGAGGGCGAGCTGGCGAAGACGTTCGGCCCGCCGCCGGCCGTGCCGCTGCCCGGGCACAGCAAGGTCAAGACCGAGCTGACCAAGTCCGCCGAGGAGGTCCAGTACGGGCGCCAGACGCCGGCCGCGGCCGCCGCCGCGTTCCACGCCGCCGCCAAGGCCGCGATCGGTCAGGGCTGA
- a CDS encoding LacI family DNA-binding transcriptional regulator, translated as MPATIRDVARASGVHISTVSRTFSAPHLVNVETRTRVLACAEQLGYRPNRAARALITGRTFNIGLIVADIANPFFPPLIKAAESQARRHDHHVFVADTNEDAAAEEELVRALAKQVDGILLCSPRMSNSLIEQLSREVPLVVVNRQIAGLPAVVMDVARGARLAIEHLTGLGHRTLALAAGPRGSWTSKEIRRSATAAARAAGAELTVLGPNPPTEDGGLAVAEHVRAGVTAVLAYNDLMALGLIEGLQQRGLRVPRDVSVVGIDDITLSRLTRPKLTTVATPTAAAGRAAVDMLLAHGDDRRTTALVNLQTELVIRDSTGPGPGPHCPADPGDVVAAPAPGVASH; from the coding sequence GTGCCGGCCACCATCCGCGACGTCGCCCGGGCCTCCGGGGTGCACATCTCCACGGTGTCCCGGACGTTCTCCGCCCCGCACCTGGTCAACGTGGAGACCCGTACCCGTGTGCTGGCCTGCGCGGAGCAGCTCGGCTACCGGCCCAACCGGGCGGCCCGGGCGCTGATCACCGGCCGGACGTTCAACATCGGCCTGATCGTCGCCGACATCGCCAACCCGTTCTTCCCGCCATTGATCAAAGCCGCCGAGAGCCAGGCCCGCCGCCACGACCACCACGTGTTCGTCGCCGACACCAACGAGGACGCGGCCGCCGAGGAAGAGCTCGTGCGGGCGCTGGCCAAGCAGGTCGACGGCATCCTGCTGTGCAGCCCCCGGATGAGCAACAGCCTCATCGAACAGCTCAGCCGCGAGGTGCCGCTGGTCGTCGTCAACCGCCAGATCGCCGGCCTGCCCGCCGTCGTGATGGACGTCGCCCGGGGCGCCCGCCTGGCCATCGAGCACCTCACCGGCCTCGGGCACCGTACGCTCGCGCTCGCGGCCGGCCCCCGCGGCTCGTGGACCAGCAAGGAGATCCGCCGCTCGGCCACCGCCGCCGCCCGCGCCGCCGGGGCGGAGCTGACCGTGCTGGGCCCCAACCCACCCACCGAGGACGGCGGCCTCGCCGTCGCCGAGCACGTCCGGGCCGGGGTCACCGCGGTGCTGGCGTACAACGACCTGATGGCCCTCGGGCTCATCGAGGGACTGCAGCAGCGCGGCCTGCGGGTCCCCAGGGACGTCAGCGTCGTCGGCATCGACGACATCACCCTGAGCCGCCTCACCCGCCCCAAGCTGACCACGGTGGCGACCCCCACCGCCGCCGCCGGTCGGGCGGCCGTCGACATGCTGCTCGCGCACGGCGACGACCGCCGCACCACCGCCCTGGTGAACCTGCAGACCGAACTGGTCATCCGCGACTCGACGGGGCCGGGCCCGGGCCCGCACTGCCCTGCGGACCCGGGCGACGTGGTCGCCGCCCCGGCCCCCGGCGTCGCCTCCCACTGA
- a CDS encoding spermidine synthase produces MSLRFEELAWRETPMGEISLRRRRDPMLGIEVYEVKLGDEFLMSSLFTVAEIELARLGLDEVTEPAGLDVVVGGLGLGYTARTVLDDPRVRSLVVVDAIEEVISWHRRGLLPFAGAVATDPRCRLVHADFFALTADPAGYDPATPGRQVHVVLLDIDHSPSHLLNPGHAAFYTADGLRRLAAHLHPGGVFGLWSNDPPDDAFTALLGEVFATARAEVVAFPNPLQGRTSTNTVYVARTPGV; encoded by the coding sequence ATGAGTCTGCGGTTCGAGGAGTTGGCCTGGCGGGAGACCCCGATGGGCGAGATCAGCCTGCGCCGGCGGCGGGATCCGATGCTCGGCATCGAGGTGTACGAGGTGAAGCTCGGCGACGAGTTCCTCATGTCGAGCCTGTTCACGGTCGCCGAGATCGAGCTCGCCCGCCTGGGCCTGGACGAGGTGACGGAGCCGGCCGGGCTGGACGTGGTGGTCGGCGGGCTGGGGCTGGGGTACACGGCCCGGACGGTCCTCGACGATCCGCGGGTGCGCTCGCTGGTGGTGGTGGACGCCATCGAGGAGGTGATCTCGTGGCACCGGCGAGGGCTGCTCCCCTTCGCCGGGGCGGTGGCCACGGACCCGCGGTGCCGCCTGGTGCACGCCGACTTCTTCGCCCTGACCGCGGACCCGGCCGGGTACGACCCCGCCACGCCCGGCCGGCAGGTGCACGTGGTGCTGCTCGACATCGACCACAGCCCGAGCCACCTGCTGAACCCCGGGCACGCCGCCTTCTACACCGCGGACGGCCTGCGCCGGCTCGCCGCGCACCTGCATCCCGGCGGCGTGTTCGGGCTCTGGTCCAACGACCCGCCCGACGACGCCTTCACCGCCCTGCTGGGCGAGGTGTTCGCGACGGCGCGCGCCGAGGTCGTCGCCTTCCCCAATCCGCTGCAGGGGCGCACCTCGACCAACACGGTGTACGTCGCGCGGACGCCGGGCGTGTGA
- a CDS encoding LLM class F420-dependent oxidoreductase, with protein sequence MSIRLGYQIPNYTYPGVPVENLFDTVVAQAREAEAAGFDTVLVMDHFYQLPGIGAPENAMLEAYTTLGALASATSAIQLSALVTGNTYRNPALLAKTVTTLDVVSKGRAILGIGAGWFEREHHDYGFEFGTFGQRFERLEEALTIIAPMLRGEQASLEGTWYTARGAMNNPRLRPAIPIMLGGSGERKTFRLAARFADHMNIICDVADLPRKVAVLRERCEEIGRDPATLKTSYLAMGMVGETEQEAKELGESIPEDRRNRAFLGTPEQVAEQLRERVLGAGIEGITINLVRNGHRPGMVTRVGEALKPLVDA encoded by the coding sequence GTGAGCATCCGGCTCGGGTACCAGATCCCGAACTACACCTATCCCGGCGTCCCGGTCGAGAACCTCTTCGACACCGTCGTCGCCCAGGCCCGCGAGGCCGAGGCGGCGGGCTTCGACACCGTGCTGGTGATGGACCACTTCTACCAGCTGCCGGGCATCGGGGCGCCGGAGAACGCGATGCTGGAGGCGTACACGACGCTCGGCGCGCTGGCGTCGGCCACCTCGGCGATCCAGCTGTCCGCCCTGGTCACCGGCAATACGTACCGCAATCCCGCGCTCCTGGCGAAGACCGTGACCACGCTGGACGTGGTCTCGAAGGGCCGCGCGATCCTGGGCATCGGCGCGGGCTGGTTCGAGCGCGAGCACCACGACTACGGCTTCGAGTTCGGCACGTTCGGGCAGCGCTTCGAACGGCTCGAGGAGGCGCTGACGATCATCGCCCCGATGCTCCGGGGCGAGCAGGCGAGCCTCGAGGGCACGTGGTACACCGCGCGGGGCGCCATGAACAACCCGCGGCTGCGCCCGGCCATCCCGATCATGCTGGGCGGCAGCGGCGAGCGGAAGACGTTCCGCCTGGCCGCGCGCTTCGCCGACCACATGAACATCATCTGCGACGTCGCGGACCTGCCGCGCAAGGTGGCCGTCCTGCGTGAGCGGTGCGAGGAGATCGGGCGGGACCCGGCCACGCTGAAGACCAGCTACCTGGCCATGGGCATGGTGGGCGAGACGGAGCAGGAGGCGAAGGAGCTCGGCGAGAGCATCCCGGAGGACCGCCGGAACCGGGCCTTCCTCGGCACCCCCGAGCAGGTCGCCGAGCAGCTGCGGGAGCGGGTGCTGGGGGCCGGCATCGAGGGCATCACGATCAACCTCGTCCGCAACGGTCACCGGCCCGGGATGGTCACGCGGGTGGGCGAGGCCCTGAAGCCGCTGGTGGACGCCTGA
- a CDS encoding GNAT family N-acetyltransferase, with the protein MPQPILRTPRLLLTPLADRHLELEVALDSDPEVLRYLFPGARTRDEVVTSHAGRMALGRKVDGLGFWMAFGSGGARRGSAAPEGEDGADFVGLMMLPPAHGPDQPGEPRVCELGYRLTRRFWRQGLATEASRELLRHAFETAGQDRVIAQTMAVNHGSQGVMKAVGMRYVRTFFPSWEDPLPGSDRGEVEYEITREMWAAAAGRRP; encoded by the coding sequence ATGCCCCAACCGATTCTGCGTACGCCCAGGCTGCTGCTGACGCCGCTGGCGGACCGCCACCTCGAGCTGGAGGTGGCGCTGGACTCCGACCCCGAGGTGCTGCGGTACCTCTTCCCCGGCGCGCGGACCAGGGACGAGGTGGTCACCTCGCACGCCGGGCGGATGGCATTGGGCCGCAAGGTGGACGGTCTCGGGTTCTGGATGGCGTTCGGCTCCGGCGGTGCCCGGCGCGGTTCCGCGGCCCCGGAGGGCGAGGACGGCGCCGACTTCGTCGGGCTGATGATGCTGCCGCCTGCGCACGGCCCCGACCAGCCCGGCGAGCCCAGGGTGTGTGAGCTGGGGTACCGCCTGACCCGCCGGTTCTGGCGGCAGGGCCTGGCCACCGAGGCGTCGCGGGAGCTGCTGCGGCACGCCTTCGAGACGGCCGGCCAGGACCGGGTGATCGCGCAGACCATGGCGGTCAATCACGGCTCGCAAGGCGTCATGAAGGCCGTCGGCATGCGCTACGTGCGCACGTTCTTCCCCAGCTGGGAGGATCCGCTGCCCGGCTCCGATCGGGGCGAGGTCGAGTACGAGATCACCCGGGAGATGTGGGCGGCCGCTGCCGGCCGGCGGCCGTGA